The sequence below is a genomic window from Uranotaenia lowii strain MFRU-FL chromosome 2, ASM2978415v1, whole genome shotgun sequence.
CGCTTGAATAGCCTTGAAAGTCAACGGTAACACCTCCAAAGATTGTTGAACGACGGAACGGATGGTCTTCTCCAGCTCAATTGACGCAATAACAAACTCTTCGTCTGGTCGAATGTGTGTGTTGATCAACCGAGACAAAACGTCTGCATGCCCGAAGCTATCAGTCGAAACGTACTGTATGGTGAAGTCGTACAACAACAATGTCAACGCCCACCTCTGCAGTCTGTTGGCTGTGTAGATAGGGATTCCTTTTTTGGATCCGAAGATGGCCAACAGTGGTTTGTGATCCGTCTCGAGAGTAAAGTGCCTCCCAAACAGCATTCGATGAAAGCGTGTCACGGCGAAAATCAAAGCTAGACCCTCTTTTTCGATCTGGCTGTAATTGGTTTCAGCCGGGGTCAAACTGCGGGAAGCGTGACAAACAGCTTTAATAGTCCCGTCGGGGAAACGGTGAGCGATTCGTGCACCAATGCCCACTGATGATGCGTCGGCCGAGACTATTATTTCCTGCTTCGGGTCGTAGTGGGTGAGAGCGAGCGGCGATTGTAGAAGCTTTTTAAATCGGTCGAACGCTTGTTGACACGCGCCACTCCACTCCCACTTGACTCCTGTTTTCAGAAGTTGGTCCATGGGAAATCTCAGCTGGCGCATTTCGGGGATGTACTTGGAATAATAATTTACCGCCCCCAGGTATGAGCGGAGTGTCGGTACGTCGTGCGGTGCTGGCATTGCTGCAATGGCGGAAACCTTATCCGGGTCGGGCCGAATACCATCGGTGTCGAGGATTTGTCCCAGATATTTGATTTGTCGCATATTGAACCGGCACTTTTCAATGCGAACCGTGAAACCGTAGTCCTGGAGTCGGCTTAGAACCTGGTGTACGTTCCGGTTCAGTTCGTCCTCCGATTTTCCTCCAACCAGAAGATCATCCAAGTAGCCACGAGTGCACTGAAGTCCGCTTAGCATAGCATCGACTATTTGCTGGAATGCTCCCGGGGCAGATTTGATACCCGGAGAAAGTCGTGTGAAGCGGAACAAACCTTTGTGGGTGTTTATGGTGAGGAGATGCTGGCTATTTTCGTCCACCTGGACCTGGAGATAGGCGTCCGAGAGGTCGATGTGAGTGAAAAATCGACACCCGGACATGCTGGTGAAAATATCCTCTGGCAGAGGAAGTGGATTTTGATTTGCTTCCAGCACACTGTTGAGCCCTGTGGAGAAGTCGGCACAGATGCGAACGGTACCGTTTGGTTTGCGAACGACCACAATCGGCGCGGCCCAGTCCGAAAAATCGACCGGTTGTAGAACGCCGAGATTGACTAAGCGCTGGATTTCATCCTCAACAACACCTTCCATGCTGTAGGATACGGGGCGTTTACCACGGAACACTGGTTTTGGATTTCCACGGAGCGACAACTGCACTTTGGTCTTGGTGCACAGACCCATACGACTGGTGAACACTTCGGAGAACTTTGTTTGCAAATCTGCCACGATTTTGGACGAGGGATCTGTGCTGCTGGTTACTTGGTTGCAGAACGTGTTAAACGGGACGTCCCACAAGCCAAACATCTCTATCCAATCGGTGCCCAGTACGGATAGGTTCACTTTCGGAGAAGCGACGTAACATAAACCTCGTTTGGAAGTGCCGTTTATGTTTACATCACACCAGAATTCCGAAGCGAGCGGTAGAGGATCGCCCGATGCTGTTATTGCCTGGCATGATGGTGGGTGGGCGGCAGGTTTGCCGATCTGCTTCCACAATGCCTCGGTGATTACACTTATGTCCGAGGCAGAGTCGACCTGCAGCCGAACTGGGACATTATTAATCAACACCTCCGCATATTTCCTACTGCGGTTGACTGCGTTTATCGACACCACTTTTGTTGACTTCTTGTGTTTTgcacttttttgttttccagCCGATTTCCCGAGAAAGCAGGCACAGTAGCCTTCCCTGTGGCCTCTTTTCCCGCACTCACGACACTGGTGATCCCGAAAATGGCACTCCTTCGCGAAGTGCATGCCTCCACATGCCCAGCAGGGACTCCGCGGTTGATCGGTGGTAGTTTTGTTTCCGAAATCACTGGATGACTTTCGGTGTTGTTTCGGAAACTTGCTATCACTTTTATTCACTGAGTTCACTGCCGGTTGTGAGAGTTTCTCGACCATCACATTATCACTTTTAAGGTTCATGAGATTCCGGCTTTCTTCCACAATTTTCGCCAACGTCACATCAGCAGAttcgtttaatttatttattaagcgCATCCGGATGTCAGTGTCTTTGGGCGATTTGAGTCCACAAACAAATATCAGACATTTAAAATGTTCTTCAGAGATGTCTGATAACTTAAAATCCACACACATTCTGTTCACTTTGCAGGAATACGCCAAAATGTCCTCCGAATCTTCTTTTGCCGTTTGAAGGCACTGGAATCGCCGATGAAATACGGAAACAGGAGATCCGAATAGCTTTTTCAGCGTTTCGGTGGTTTCCGCAAAGCTGAACTCCTTCGACAGTTTTGGAAGGACGAACGAAGTGTACCGCTCATGCGCGGCGGGGCTTAGCTTCCTCATTAAAAGCCGCACTTTTGCAGCGTCGTCGAGTTTCGCTGCATCTTTGTCGAACAGCTCGGAGTAACGGCAGAACCAGGCGTCGAAGGTACAACCCTGGTCTGGATCGTAGTTGAACTCTGTGATGTTACTCGCTAGTGATTCTAGGGCAACATCATCACGGGACAATTCCTTAAAACAGCGCTGAGTGGCATCCAGCTGTTCGGACAACTTTGAAAAcagttgttgctgttgctggagGATTTGGGCCAGCGCTTGTTGGAACGAAAAAGCGCTTGATCCCGGCACTGGTGGTGGTTGATTGTCCGTCATTCTAACCTCGAAGAATCACTCCCGGAGAAAAACGTTATTTTCCCGAAACTCGACCGATTATGCAAAAAACCCGACTTGCAAATACTCGTCGCCACTTTGTTGCGAAATGAAAAGCAGGTTTTACGCAACAAGAGAtacaaaataaactttattaaaaacgaacaattataaaaactttaagTGGACTCATGCCGATAAACTGGTGTATAATAATGTGCTTCTAAAACGTGTCTCGATGACAGTACTCCTACACGACAGAGATGGCGACTTCCTTCAGTGTGACGTCTGTCACATGATGAGTCACCGATGGGTAACCATGGCTCGGATGAGGGGTCCATCCAACAGATGGTTTTCTTTAGCATGCGCAATAAGTTGTTCCTCGTTTTGAAACACCTCGTGGCAATGGGTTACACAGCAAAACCGctctgttttttgtttctttgatttAGACTCTCGGTTTTGTTTTCTAGAAGTTCTCTTTCCGCTATCATTTTTTGCAATACTTGATTCATTCGCCTCAAGCATCTCGGTACTCCCTTCAATATGAACTGAGTTAAAATGACTTTCGACATCAACTTGTTGTTCGTAAAAATTATCACAACTGCTGCATTGATACAGTTCAACGAAACTCTTGCCCTGATGAACTTTCAGCTCCTCGAccttttcaaaatgttcatcaCAAATGAAGCAACTCAATTCCGATTCCAACAGTGAATCAATCACAGGACAAACTATTCCGTGTCCCGACTCAATATGCTGTTGTCGCTCTTCTTGGCTGAAAAATAAACCAGTACAGCGACAACAACGGAAGCTCATCATTTCGATCATGTGATATCGAGATCCACTGCCTTCCGGTTCGTCGAACTGAGTGTCAGTTTGCAACATTTCGTCCTAGaacaataaaaacataaattaatcGATCATTTAACGGCTGGAAAGGATTATTACTTCGTCTTCATCTTCGATAATGTATTCGAACACATCGTCTGGTGTGGAAACGTTTTCGATGGCATCGTTTTCGCTTTCTACAACCTGGTCTACGTTCGGCATTCGTGGAGTTGTTAATCGACTATTAATTCGTTGATCCAAAACCTCTGTATGGGTGTCATTGGCAGACATGTCCTGCTGTGTTTCACACATCTGTCGGAAGTTTTGGTCAGCTAGTTCACATTTACGCCGGAAGTTGACGGCTGTTAGAAGCTCGTTCAAACATTGATAACACAGCTCTTTTGAAAAGAAGTCAGCTTCGGAGATCTGCGTAGAAGATTAATAACTTTTCATTGAGCTTTGattcaacataaaattggtAATATATGGCTGATTTTaggaattttaggaattatgttcgtcaagttatgtcgtaagacggaatactatgtaaataaaaaaaataaaataatggctGATGGAAGggtttaataaaatatttataagaaaaagATATAAGGACAACCAGCTAGTTTAAATTGCGGTTCATCCAATGCGAAGATAATAGTTGTCTAAAAGAT
It includes:
- the LOC129748765 gene encoding PR domain zinc finger protein 10-like, whose amino-acid sequence is MDKFCRTCSVTLDSAIGHTCVFNFISTGDTIAGYIQTICAIQISEADFFSKELCYQCLNELLTAVNFRRKCELADQNFRQMCETQQDMSANDTHTEVLDQRINSRLTTPRMPNVDQVVESENDAIENVSTPDDVFEYIIEDEDEDEMLQTDTQFDEPEGSGSRYHMIEMMSFRCCRCTGLFFSQEERQQHIESGHGIVCPVIDSLLESELSCFICDEHFEKVEELKVHQGKSFVELYQCSSCDNFYEQQVDVESHFNSVHIEGSTEMLEANESSIAKNDSGKRTSRKQNRESKSKKQKTERFCCVTHCHEVFQNEEQLIAHAKENHLLDGPLIRAMVTHR